Sequence from the Egibacter rhizosphaerae genome:
GGGCCGACTTGGTGGTAGTCAATCATCGCGCCCCCGGCGGGGCCACTTGGGCGCCGTGGGTCGCTCCCGTGCCCGGTGACGCCGTGGCTGCGGGGGCGGCACGCCTCCTGGACCGCCTGTGGGAAAGCGCGTCCAGTGCCCCGCGGGTGTCGGCGCACGAGGTGGTGGACCTCTCGAGGGTCCGGGGCCCCACGGTGCGCCTGCCGCTTGCCGAGGCTAGCTGGCAGCAGTACGAGCGCGCCCTGCGGCGCGTCGCGGTGCCGCGCACCTCGGCCCACGGCGATCTGCGTCAGGAAAACCTCGCGCAGCGGCGGGACGGGTCGTTCGCCATCATCGACTGGGAGTCGTACGAGCCCGTATCCTCACTTGCGTTCGATCTCCTGCACTTCCACCTGGAGTCGCAGCGGCGGTTGGGTGCACCGCACTGGGGCGTGCTCGTCGAGCATGGGTTGCGGCTGCCCCCAGTAACCCTCTTGGCGCAGAGACTCGGTGTCTGCCCGCCCGACCTCTTGGCGGCGTACTCCGTGAATCGGGCGGCACGGACGATGCGGCTGTTCTCGGGCCCGGAGGCTGCGGTTCCGGAGGCGCGGCGTCAGCGCACGACGGAGATCCTCGAGTCGCTCACCGCCGTGCTGGCCGTGTGAGCCCACCGGGCGCACGCGAACGGGATGGCTACGCAGGGGCAACCGCAACCAACATGGCTAAGGGACGCCCATCACCTTGCGGGTGTTACCCCGGCAGGGTCGGTGGCGTCGGGCGGCGGTGCTTGTGGGTCCAGCGGTGCGATGCGGTGCACGTGATCGGCGACCTGGGTGAGCGCCGGCTGGTGGCTGATGGCCAGGATGGTAACCGAACCCCGCAGACCCCGGACGGTGCGCAGAACCGCCTGCTCGGTTTCGGGGTCGAGCGCCGTGGTCGCCTCGTCCAGCACGAGTAGCTGCGGCCGACGGACCAGCGCGCGGGCAATCGACACGCGTTGGCGCTGGCCCCCGGATAGTCGCGTGCCGTGCTCGCCGATCACGGTGTCGAGCTGCTCGGGCAAGGTGGCGACGAAGTCCCCGGCGCCCGCGGCCTCCAGCGCCTCCCAGACGTCCTCGTCCGTGAGCTCGTCGTCGTACATCGCGACGTTCGCGCGGACGCTGTCGTGGAAGAGCACGACCTCCTGGGGTACGTACCCGATGCGTTCGCGCCAGGCATGCAGATCGGCCTGCTCGAGCGGCAGGTCGTCCACGTAGACCTCGCCGGCGTCGGGTCGGTACAGGCCGGTGACGAGGTCGACGATCGTCGTCTTACCGGCGCC
This genomic interval carries:
- a CDS encoding phosphotransferase, whose product is MPGDAVAAGAARLLDRLWESASSAPRVSAHEVVDLSRVRGPTVRLPLAEASWQQYERALRRVAVPRTSAHGDLRQENLAQRRDGSFAIIDWESYEPVSSLAFDLLHFHLESQRRLGAPHWGVLVEHGLRLPPVTLLAQRLGVCPPDLLAAYSVNRAARTMRLFSGPEAAVPEARRQRTTEILESLTAVLAV